One Streptomyces fagopyri DNA window includes the following coding sequences:
- a CDS encoding ABC transporter permease yields MDLARTEVAEAARGRRGSATRLWLMALPVAFFAVFFAYPVAAIVARGLQADGVWRFGRIGEVLGRSDIRHVLWFTTWQALASTALTLLIALPGAYVFARFDFRGKQVLRAVVTVPFVLPTVVVGTAFLALIGRGGLLDGLWGVRLDTTVWAILLAHVFFNYAVVVRTVGGLWSQLDPRQEEAARVLGASRFAAWRTVTLPALSPAVAAAALMVFLFTFTSFGVVQILGGPTFSTLEVEIYRQTSEIFDLATAAVLTIIQFVAVGAILAVHAGTVRRRETALRLVAPETTARRPRGAGQWALLTGVLASIAVLLVLPLGVLVQRSLDTPGGLGFGYYRALASDDDGIFLVAPIEAIGNSLEYALAATAIAVVIGGLAAAALTGRAGRLVRGFDALLMLPLGVSAVTVGFGFLIALDEPPLDLRSSWILVPLAQALVGVPFVVRTMLPVLRAVDGRLREAASVLGASPWRVWREVDLPMVRRALLIAAGFAFAVSLGEFGATVFIARPDNPTLPVAVARLLGRAGDLNYGQAMALSTILMMVCAVALLLLERMRTDRTGEF; encoded by the coding sequence GTGGACCTCGCTCGTACTGAAGTAGCGGAGGCGGCGCGCGGGCGGCGTGGCAGCGCGACCCGGCTGTGGCTCATGGCCCTGCCGGTCGCGTTCTTCGCCGTCTTCTTCGCCTACCCCGTCGCGGCGATCGTGGCCCGCGGTCTCCAGGCCGACGGGGTCTGGCGGTTCGGGCGGATCGGTGAGGTGCTCGGCCGGTCCGACATCCGGCACGTGCTGTGGTTCACCACCTGGCAGGCGCTCGCCTCGACCGCGCTCACGCTGCTGATCGCGCTCCCCGGCGCGTACGTCTTCGCGCGCTTCGACTTCCGGGGCAAGCAGGTGCTGCGCGCGGTGGTGACCGTCCCGTTCGTGCTGCCCACCGTCGTCGTCGGTACGGCGTTCTTGGCACTGATCGGCCGCGGCGGGCTTCTCGACGGCCTCTGGGGCGTCCGGCTCGACACCACCGTCTGGGCGATCCTGCTCGCGCACGTCTTCTTCAACTACGCCGTGGTCGTGCGCACGGTCGGCGGGCTCTGGTCGCAGCTCGACCCGCGTCAGGAGGAGGCCGCGCGTGTGCTCGGCGCCTCCCGCTTCGCTGCCTGGCGCACGGTGACGCTCCCGGCCCTGAGCCCGGCCGTGGCCGCCGCGGCGCTCATGGTCTTCCTCTTCACCTTCACCTCGTTCGGAGTGGTCCAGATCCTCGGCGGGCCGACCTTCTCCACCCTTGAGGTCGAGATCTACCGGCAGACCTCGGAGATCTTCGACCTCGCGACAGCGGCGGTGCTGACGATCATCCAGTTCGTGGCCGTCGGCGCGATCCTCGCCGTCCACGCCGGGACCGTACGCCGCCGGGAGACCGCCCTGCGTCTGGTGGCCCCGGAGACGACCGCCCGCCGGCCGCGCGGGGCCGGGCAGTGGGCACTGCTCACCGGAGTGCTGGCGAGCATCGCGGTACTGCTCGTGCTCCCGCTCGGAGTCCTGGTCCAGCGGTCCCTGGACACTCCCGGTGGTCTCGGCTTCGGCTACTACAGGGCGCTGGCCTCCGACGACGACGGCATCTTCCTGGTGGCCCCGATCGAGGCGATCGGCAACTCACTGGAGTACGCGCTCGCCGCCACCGCGATCGCCGTGGTCATCGGAGGTCTTGCGGCCGCCGCTCTCACCGGCCGCGCCGGTCGGCTCGTACGGGGGTTCGACGCGCTGCTGATGCTGCCGCTCGGTGTGTCCGCCGTGACCGTCGGTTTCGGGTTCCTGATCGCCCTGGACGAGCCGCCGCTCGACCTCAGGAGCAGCTGGATCCTGGTGCCGCTCGCCCAGGCACTCGTGGGCGTCCCCTTCGTCGTACGGACGATGCTGCCCGTGCTGCGGGCCGTGGACGGACGGCTTCGGGAGGCGGCGTCGGTGCTCGGGGCCTCGCCGTGGCGGGTGTGGCGGGAGGTCGACCTGCCGATGGTGCGGCGCGCGCTGCTGATCGCGGCGGGGTTCGCCTTCGCCGTGTCGCTGGGCGAGTTCGGGGCGACGGTCTTCATCGCGCGCCCCGACAACCCGACGCTGCCGGTCGCGGTGGCGCGTCTGCTCGGGCGTGCCGGGGACCTCAACTACGGGCAGGCGATGGCTCTTTCGACGATCTTGATGATGGTGTGCGCGGTGGCGCTGCTGCTGTTGGAACGCATGCGGACCGACCGGACAGGGGAGTTCTGA
- a CDS encoding thiamine ABC transporter substrate-binding protein, whose translation MDKRTTAAAVVALGLVTLSACGSSGSGDKAADSGTVTLVSHDSFAYSKSVLRAFEHESGYKVRILKDGDAGQAVNKAILTKDNPQGDVLFGVDNTLLSRALDNGLFQPYEPKDSDRIVQRYRVDEDKHRVTPIDSGDICVNYDKAYFAEHRLAPPTSFDDLVKPEYKNLLVTENASTSSPGLGFLLGTAAKYGDAGWQDYWKKLKANGVKVVDGWEQAYNDEFSGSAGGKKAKADRPLVVSYASSPPAEVIYADPKPKTAPTGVANGTCFRQVEYAGLLSNAKNTKGGKALLDFLISARFQEDMPLNMFVYPVREAAKVPEAFVKFGPQAEHPETLAPADIAKNRDQWVTSWTSLVLK comes from the coding sequence ATCGACAAGAGGACGACCGCGGCCGCGGTCGTCGCGCTGGGCCTCGTCACGCTGTCCGCGTGCGGCTCGTCCGGCTCCGGCGACAAGGCCGCCGACTCCGGGACCGTGACCCTCGTCAGTCACGACTCCTTCGCCTACTCCAAGAGCGTGCTGCGCGCCTTCGAGCACGAGTCGGGCTACAAGGTCCGGATCCTCAAGGACGGCGACGCCGGCCAGGCCGTGAACAAGGCCATCCTGACCAAGGACAACCCGCAGGGCGACGTGCTCTTCGGCGTCGACAACACCCTGCTCTCCCGGGCGCTCGACAACGGGCTGTTCCAGCCGTACGAGCCCAAGGACTCCGACCGGATCGTCCAGCGGTACCGGGTCGACGAGGACAAGCACCGGGTCACGCCCATCGACTCCGGCGACATCTGCGTCAACTACGACAAGGCCTACTTCGCCGAGCACAGGCTGGCCCCGCCCACCTCCTTCGACGACCTGGTCAAGCCCGAGTACAAGAACCTCCTCGTCACCGAGAACGCGTCCACGTCCTCGCCCGGCCTCGGCTTCCTGCTCGGCACCGCCGCGAAGTACGGGGACGCCGGCTGGCAGGACTACTGGAAGAAGCTCAAGGCCAACGGCGTGAAGGTGGTCGACGGCTGGGAGCAGGCGTACAACGACGAGTTCTCGGGGTCCGCGGGCGGCAAGAAGGCCAAGGCCGACCGGCCGCTCGTCGTCTCGTACGCCTCCTCACCGCCCGCCGAGGTGATCTACGCCGACCCGAAGCCGAAGACCGCGCCGACCGGGGTCGCGAACGGCACCTGCTTCCGCCAGGTCGAGTACGCGGGGCTGCTGAGCAACGCGAAGAACACCAAGGGCGGCAAGGCGCTCCTCGACTTCCTCATCAGCGCCCGGTTCCAGGAGGACATGCCGCTGAACATGTTCGTGTACCCGGTGCGTGAGGCGGCCAAGGTGCCCGAGGCGTTCGTGAAGTTCGGCCCGCAGGCCGAGCACCCCGAGACCCTGGCCCCGGCCGACATCGCCAAGAACCGCGACCAGTGGGTCACGTCGTGGACCTCGCTCGTACTGAAGTAG
- the rlmN gene encoding 23S rRNA (adenine(2503)-C(2))-methyltransferase RlmN, translated as MPKPGELTFVAPRGAKKPPRHLADLTPAERKEAVAAIGEKPFRAKQLSQHYFARFAHDPAEWTDIPAAARGKLQEALLPELMTVVRHLSTDQETTRKTLWRLFDGTLVESVLMRYPDRVTMCISSQAGCGMNCPFCATGQAGLDRNLSTGEIVHQIVDGMRALRDGEIPGGPARLSNIVFMGMGEPLANYKRVVGAIRALTDPEPDGLGLSQRGITVSTVGLVPAIHRFSDEGFKCRLAISLHAPDDELRDTLVPVNTRWKVREVLDAGWEYAAKSGRRLSIEYALIRDINDQAWRGDRLGRLLRGKPVHVNLIPLNPTPGSKWTASRPEDEKAFVEAIAAHGVPVTVRDTRGQEIDGACGQLAATER; from the coding sequence ATGCCGAAGCCCGGAGAACTCACATTCGTCGCCCCCCGCGGAGCCAAGAAGCCGCCGCGGCACCTCGCCGATCTCACGCCCGCCGAGCGTAAAGAGGCCGTCGCCGCGATCGGGGAGAAGCCGTTTCGCGCCAAGCAGCTCTCGCAGCACTACTTCGCCCGGTTCGCGCACGACCCCGCGGAATGGACGGACATCCCGGCCGCCGCGCGCGGCAAGCTCCAGGAAGCGCTGCTTCCCGAGCTGATGACCGTCGTGCGGCATCTGTCGACCGACCAGGAGACCACTCGCAAGACGCTGTGGCGGCTCTTCGACGGCACGCTCGTCGAGTCCGTGCTGATGCGCTACCCGGACCGGGTGACCATGTGCATCAGCTCCCAGGCGGGCTGCGGGATGAACTGCCCGTTCTGTGCCACGGGCCAGGCCGGACTCGACCGGAACCTGTCGACCGGCGAGATCGTGCACCAGATCGTGGACGGTATGCGGGCGCTGCGGGACGGGGAGATCCCCGGTGGCCCGGCGCGGCTGAGCAACATCGTCTTCATGGGCATGGGGGAGCCGCTCGCCAACTACAAGCGGGTCGTGGGCGCCATCCGCGCGCTCACCGACCCCGAGCCGGACGGTCTCGGACTCTCCCAGCGCGGCATCACCGTGTCGACGGTCGGACTGGTCCCGGCCATCCACCGGTTCTCCGACGAGGGCTTCAAGTGCCGCCTCGCCATCTCCCTGCACGCGCCGGACGACGAGCTGCGCGACACCCTCGTCCCCGTGAACACGCGCTGGAAGGTACGGGAGGTGCTCGACGCGGGCTGGGAGTACGCGGCCAAGTCGGGGCGCCGGCTCTCCATCGAGTACGCCCTCATCCGGGACATCAACGACCAGGCGTGGCGCGGTGACCGGCTCGGGCGGCTGCTCAGGGGCAAGCCCGTGCACGTCAACCTGATCCCGCTGAACCCGACCCCGGGCTCGAAGTGGACCGCGTCGCGGCCCGAGGACGAGAAGGCGTTCGTCGAGGCCATCGCGGCGCACGGCGTGCCCGTCACCGTGCGGGACACCCGGGGCCAGGAGATCGACGGGGCGTGCGGCCAGCTCGCGGCGACCGAGCGGTAG
- a CDS encoding phosphatidate cytidylyltransferase, giving the protein MNDSSWGAPPQAGYWGPSEQGSAQGAGPVGPAYDAHDAQHTRPMPIVPDGPAHGGDQDDDRGAARLSGPPVRDDTPSTGSYGNPSQKPQEPMPSAAPQPAPAPKKSAGRDLGAAIGVGVGLGAVIVASLFIVKAVFVGVVAVAVVVGLWELTSRLDERKGIKAPLVPLAVGGAAMVVAGYVRGAEGAWVAMALTALAVLVWRMTEPPEGYLKDVTAGVFAAFYVPFLATFVAMMLTADDGPRRVLTFLLLTVVSDTGAYAIGWRFGKHKLAPRISPGKTREGLVGAVAFAMVGGALCLQFLIEDGTWWQGLIIGLAVAATATLGDLGESMIKRDLGIKDMGTLLPGHGGIMDRLDSLLPTAPVVWLLLVIFVGSG; this is encoded by the coding sequence ATGAACGACTCTTCCTGGGGGGCTCCGCCGCAAGCCGGATACTGGGGGCCCTCCGAGCAGGGGTCTGCCCAGGGGGCAGGCCCGGTGGGTCCCGCGTACGATGCGCATGACGCGCAGCACACTCGCCCCATGCCCATCGTGCCCGACGGACCCGCACACGGCGGAGACCAGGATGACGACCGGGGGGCCGCTCGGCTGAGCGGCCCCCCTGTCCGCGACGACACACCGTCGACCGGGTCCTACGGGAACCCGTCGCAGAAGCCGCAGGAGCCCATGCCCAGCGCCGCCCCGCAGCCCGCGCCCGCACCGAAGAAGAGTGCAGGCCGCGACCTGGGTGCTGCGATAGGGGTGGGCGTCGGGCTCGGTGCGGTGATCGTCGCGTCGTTGTTCATCGTCAAGGCCGTGTTCGTCGGTGTGGTCGCCGTCGCCGTGGTGGTGGGGCTGTGGGAGCTCACCTCGCGGCTCGACGAACGCAAGGGCATCAAGGCGCCGCTCGTGCCGCTCGCGGTCGGTGGCGCGGCCATGGTCGTGGCCGGCTACGTACGGGGCGCCGAGGGCGCGTGGGTGGCGATGGCGCTCACCGCGCTGGCGGTCCTGGTCTGGCGGATGACGGAACCGCCCGAGGGATACCTCAAGGACGTCACGGCGGGGGTCTTCGCGGCCTTCTACGTGCCGTTCCTGGCGACCTTCGTGGCGATGATGCTGACCGCGGACGACGGGCCGCGCCGCGTCCTGACGTTCCTGCTCCTGACGGTCGTCAGCGACACCGGCGCGTACGCGATCGGCTGGCGCTTCGGCAAGCACAAGCTCGCGCCCCGCATCAGCCCCGGCAAGACCCGCGAGGGCCTGGTCGGAGCGGTCGCCTTCGCGATGGTCGGGGGCGCGCTGTGCCTTCAGTTCCTGATCGAGGACGGCACATGGTGGCAGGGCCTGATCATCGGCCTCGCGGTCGCGGCCACGGCCACGCTCGGCGACCTCGGTGAGTCCATGATCAAGCGGGACCTGGGCATCAAGGACATGGGCACGCTGCTGCCGGGTCACGGCGGCATCATGGACCGCCTGGACTCGCTCCTGCCCACGGCTCCCGTGGTCTGGCTCCTGTTGGTGATCTTCGTAGGGTCCGGCTGA
- the frr gene encoding ribosome recycling factor produces the protein MIEETLLEAEEKMEKAVVVAKEDFAAIRTGRAHPAMFNKIVADYYGALTPINQLASFAVPEPRMAVVTPFDKSALRNIEQAIRDSDLGVNPSNDGSIIRVVFPELTQERRKEFIKVAKTKGEDAKISIRSVRRKAKETIDKLIKDGEVGEDEGRRAEKELDDTTAKYVAQVDELLKHKEAELLEV, from the coding sequence GTGATCGAAGAGACCCTCCTCGAGGCCGAGGAGAAGATGGAGAAGGCCGTCGTGGTCGCCAAGGAGGACTTCGCCGCGATCCGCACCGGCCGTGCGCACCCGGCGATGTTCAACAAGATCGTGGCCGACTACTACGGCGCGCTGACGCCGATCAACCAGCTGGCCTCGTTCGCGGTCCCCGAACCGCGCATGGCCGTGGTCACCCCGTTCGACAAGAGCGCGCTGCGCAACATCGAACAGGCGATCCGCGACTCCGACCTGGGTGTCAACCCGAGCAATGACGGCAGCATCATCCGCGTGGTGTTCCCCGAGCTGACGCAGGAGCGCCGCAAGGAGTTCATCAAGGTCGCCAAGACCAAGGGTGAGGACGCCAAGATCTCGATCCGCTCCGTGCGCCGCAAGGCGAAGGAGACCATCGACAAGCTGATCAAGGACGGCGAGGTCGGCGAGGACGAGGGCCGCCGTGCCGAGAAGGAGCTCGACGACACCACCGCGAAGTACGTCGCCCAGGTGGACGAGCTCCTGAAGCACAAGGAAGCGGAGCTGCTCGAGGTCTGA